From the genome of Brevundimonas sp. NIBR11:
ACGACCACCACGCCTTCTTCCGCCAGGGTAGCGCCATCGTACATCGGCTCCTTTGACGATCCGGCGACCAGGGATCCGCCATGGATCCAGACGATGACCGGGGCCTTGCCGGCCGTATTCGGCGACCAGACGTTGAGCGATAGGCAGTTCTCACTCGTAGACCCAAGGTCCTGCGAATAGATGGTCGAAACGCGCGGGGTCGGCTGGATACAGGCGGGGCCGAAGTCGACGGCGCGCCGCACTCGTGTCCAAGGCTCCATCGGCAGAGGCGGCCGCCAGCGGTTCAATCCCACCGGGGGTTGGGCATAGGGGATGCCTCGAAAGACCGAGACGTCGCCCTCGCGGACGCCTTCGACCGGACCTGCGGCGGCTTGAACGACGGGGCCTTGCCCCGGCGCCGCAGCTTCCGGCATGGACGCGCAGGCCGCCAGAAAGGCGACAAGGCCGGCCCCGAGCAGAAACGGTCTCATGCCTGGCCTCCGACACGCGAGGTCGTTCTGCCCAGCACCCGCGCCAGCGCGAAGAACAGGGCGATGGCGACGAGGTAGACCGGGATCAGGGTATAGAGCGCGATCTGCAGCGAGTTTTCCGGATGGGCGGCGTGGAAATAATCGCTGGCGGCGCCGACGTAGGTCGGACCCACGCCCATGCCGATGAAGTTCATCACGAGCAGCAGCAGCGCCCCGGACATGACGCGTTGGTTGGGTCGCACCTCTTCCTGCACCAGCGCTACGGAGGACGACAGGTAGAAGTAGTTGAGGAAGTTCGGCCCCAGCATGAGCAGCAGCGCAAGCGGCCAGGTCGGCGCCCAGACGAAGGCGATGTAGAGCGGCAGGCACAGCGACAGGGAGATGGCCGGCAGCAGGGCGTAGGCCTTGCGCGTGACCTTGGCGTAGCGGTCGATCAGGAAGCCGGACGCGAATATCCCGCCTCCCATGCCAATGGCCACGACGAGCGCGTACCAGACGGCGACGTCGCTCAGTTGCATGCCCTTCTCGCGCATCAGGAACAGCACGGCGAAATTGCCCAGGCCATAGGTAACGATCTGGGTCACCCCGCTGCCCAGAGCCGCGAGTACAAGGACGGGGTTCGAGAAGAACATCTTCGCCGTTCCCCAGAAAGGCGGCTTCGCAGGGGCGGTCGCTGAGGTGGCGGCGCTGGAAGCGTCCAGCCCGCCCCGCCGGGGCTCCTTGACCACAAACGGCGTGATCAGGGCGACCAGAAGGCCGATCACGCCGATGGCGATGAAGGCGTCACGCCAGCTGAAGGCAGCAGCGACCGAGGCGCCGAACGCGATGCCCAGCGCCGCACCGACCGGCGGCCCCAGATTGAAGATGCCCAGAGCCATGCCGCGCCGGCCCGGCGGGAAGTAATCGGTGATGATCGCGTACGACGGCGGTACGCCTCCGGCCTCGCCAAACCCGACCGTCATGCGCGCTGCGGCCAACTGACCGAAGTTCCGCGACAGGCCGCAGGCGATCGTGGCCGCGCTCCAGATTCCGCACGCGACCGAGACGACCCACACCCGGTTGGTGCGGTCCGCCAGCCAGCCGACCGGGATGGCGATGAAGCAGTAGAAGAATGCGAAATAGAGACCGCCCAGCAGGCCGAGCTGGCTATCGCTGATATGCAGGGCGTCCTGGATCGGTTTGGCCAGGATGGAAAGGAGCTGGCGGTCGAGGAAGTTTAGCACATAGACGAACCACAGCATGCCGAGGGCGACCCAGGCGCCTTTCCGGACGGGCTGAGCGCGTGCCGCATCTTGGGCGGGGGTGTCGGTCATGGTGCTCCTCCCGGGAGACTGGCTTGTCTTCGACGTTCCCGTTTTCGGGTTATGCGCCGCCGTAGGTCGTTCTGAGTTCAGTCTTGTTGATCTTGCCCGTCGCCGCCAGAGGCATGGCCGGAATCTGGATGATGCGGTCGGGCAGCCACCAGTCGGCGATTCGACCCTTCAGGCTGGCGACGAGGTCGGCGTCGTCGACGGTCTGACCCTGGGCCGGCTCGACGATCATCACGGGACGCTCGCCCCATCTGGGATGGTTGGCGCCGATGACCGCGACGAGCGCGATCGCAGGCAGGGCGCCGACGATCTCCTCGATCTCGACGGGATTGATCCATTCGCCGCCCGACTTGATCAGATCCTTTGAGCGGCCGGCGAGATGCAGGTTGCCGTCGTCGTCGA
Proteins encoded in this window:
- a CDS encoding MFS transporter, which gives rise to MTDTPAQDAARAQPVRKGAWVALGMLWFVYVLNFLDRQLLSILAKPIQDALHISDSQLGLLGGLYFAFFYCFIAIPVGWLADRTNRVWVVSVACGIWSAATIACGLSRNFGQLAAARMTVGFGEAGGVPPSYAIITDYFPPGRRGMALGIFNLGPPVGAALGIAFGASVAAAFSWRDAFIAIGVIGLLVALITPFVVKEPRRGGLDASSAATSATAPAKPPFWGTAKMFFSNPVLVLAALGSGVTQIVTYGLGNFAVLFLMREKGMQLSDVAVWYALVVAIGMGGGIFASGFLIDRYAKVTRKAYALLPAISLSLCLPLYIAFVWAPTWPLALLLMLGPNFLNYFYLSSSVALVQEEVRPNQRVMSGALLLLVMNFIGMGVGPTYVGAASDYFHAAHPENSLQIALYTLIPVYLVAIALFFALARVLGRTTSRVGGQA